The Inmirania thermothiophila nucleotide sequence GACACCCGCACCGAGGAGACCGACACCTCCGGCCGCACCCTCGTGGAGCGGCTGCAGGCGGCGGGCCACCTCCTCGCCGAGCGGCGCATCGTCCCGGACGACATCTACCGCATCCGCGCCGTGGTGGCGGCCTGGATCGCCGACCCGGAGGTGGACGCGGTGATCACCACCGGCGGCACTGGGGTCACCGGCCGCGACGGCACGCCGGAGGCGGTGGCGCCGCTGCTGGACAAGACCCTGGAGGGCTTCGGCGAGCTCTTCCGCGCCGTCTCCCTGCAGGAGATCGGCACCGCCGCGCTGCAGTCGCGCTGCCTCGCCGGGGTCGCCAACGGCACCTGGGTCTTCTGCCTGCCGGGCTCGTCCGGGGCCTGCCGCACCGCCTGGGACCGCATCCTGCGCGAGCAGCTCGACGCGCGCACGCGGCCGTGCAACTTCGTCGAGCTGATGCCGCGGCTGCGCGAGCGGTAAGACCCGGGGCGCGCGGGCGGTCTTCCTCGGGAGACCCCTGCCGGGAGGCGCGTCCATGCGCCGGATCCTCTGCACCCTGCTGCTGCCGCTGCTCGCCGCCGCGGCGCCGCCTGCTGGCGCCCTCGAGGCCGATCCCGCCCTCATCGCCGCCTGGCCGCGCACCGACTTCGCGCGCCGCCGCATCGACCTCGGCGAGATCCTGCCGGGCGGGCCGCCCAAGGACGGGATCCCGGCCATCGACCGGCCGCGCTTCGAGGCCGTGGCCGAGGCCGCCTCCTGGCTCGAGCGCGAGGAGCCGGTGATCGCCCTCGTGATCGGGGGCGAGGCGCGGGCCTATCCGCTGCAGGTCCTCATCTGGCACGAGATCGTCAACGACACCGTCGCCGGCGTCCCCGTGGCGGTGACCTTCTGCCCCCTGTGCAACGCCTCCATCGTCTTCGACCGCCGCGTCGGGGGGGAGGTGCTGGACTTCGGCACCACGGGGCTGCTGCGGCGCAGCGACCTGGTCATGTACGACCGCCAGAGCGAGAGCTGGTGGCAGCAGCTCACCGGCGAGGCCATCGTGGGCCGCTACACCGGCGCCGTGCTGCGCCAGCTCCCGTCCGCCGTGGTGGCCTTCGCCGACTTCGCCGCCGCCCACCCCCGGGGGCGGGTGCTGTCGCGGCGCACCGGCTTCCGCCGCCCCTACGGCCGCAACCCCTACCGCGGCTACGACCGCATCGGCAACCAGCCGTTCCTGCTGCGCGACCCGGCCGATCCGCGCCTGCCGGCGATGGAGCGGGTGCTCGCGGTCAGCCTCGGCGGCGTGCACCGCCTCTACCCGGAGCGGGTCCTGCGCGAGCGGGCCGTGATCGAGGACGAGGTGGGCGGCGAGCCGGTGGTGATCTTCGCCGGGCGCAGCGCGCGCTCGGCCCTCGACGCCGAGGCGATCGCCCGCGCCCGGGCGGTGCCGGTGGCGGCGGCGTATTCCGCCCGCCTCGGCGGGCGGCGGCTGCACTTCGAGGCCGTCGGCCCCGGGCGCTACCGCGACCGCGAGACCACAAGCCTCTGGGACCTCTTCGGCCGCGCCGTCGCAGGGCCGCTGGCGGGACGGCGCCTTGCGCCGGCGCCGGGCGGCGTGCACTTCGCCTTCGCCTGGCTCGCCTTCTACCCCGAGAGCGAGATCTACGGCCGCTGAGGGGCGCCGCGGCCCGGGGCTGTGGCAGAATGGCCCGGCCAGGGCAGAGGCAACCGGGGGAGGCGCGATGAGGCGGTTTCTCGTCATCGGGGCGACGGGCGTGGCCGGGGGGGCCGCGATCCGCGCGGTGCGGCGGTTCTTCGGCGAGGAGGCCGAGGTCACGGGGGTCTGGTACGGCCGGCCGGGCAGCGTCGAGGCGGTGGAGGGCGTCGACCGGCTGGTCTTCGGCGACGCCGCCGAGCCGCAGACCCTGGAGGCGGTGGCCCGCGAGGCCGGCGAGCGCTTCGACTGGTGCTTCTTCGCCACCGCGATGGGCGAGGTGGGGTTCCCGATCCGGGAGGCGACCCCGGAGCAGATCGCGCAGTCCAACCGGCTCTCCTTCGATCCGCTGCCGCGCATCGAGCAGCGCTTCGAGGTGGGCACCCTGGTCGCCTACTCGACCTTCTTCACCCTGCGCCACCAGCGCATCACCTACGGCGCCATGGGCCACTCCAAGCACGCCATCGAGCAGTGGGCGGTCCAGCCCGGGCGGAGCCGTCACCTGGTGATCCGCGCCGGCGCCTTCCGCTCGGCCTCGAGCCAGGCCATCAAGCTGCTGGTGCGGCGCCGCGCAAGGCAGCTCGCGCAGGCGGAGGATCCGCTGCTGCGCAGCTACTTCGAGGGGACGAGCCCGGCCGAGGCGGTGGAGCGGCTGGAGCGGGCGGTGCTCGAGGAGGAGCGGGCCACCTACGGCGACACCGGCACCGACGCCGCCGCCCTCGAGGCGGCGCACGTGCACCTCTTCAACGGCGTGCACGGACCTTTCGTCAACGTCTGCGGCCGCCGCATCTGGGAGAGCGCCGAGCCGCAGCCCCTGCCCACGGAGTGAGGGCGGCGGTGCTCTCGCGCCTGCGGCGCATCTTCGTCCCGGAGGAGGCCGCGGCCGAGGGGCTCGATGCCGAGCGGCGGCTGCGTCTTGCCGCCGCCGTGCTGCTTGCCGAGACGGCGCGGGCCGACCTCGACATCGCCGAGGCGGAGCGGCGGGCGCTCGCCGCCCTGGTGGCACGCACCTTCGGGCTCGACGCCGGCGAGGCCGCGGCCCTGGTGGAGGAGGCCGTGGCCGCGGCGGAGAGTGCGGTCTCGCTCTACGAGCACACCGCCCTGGTGAACGCGCACTGGAGCCCGCAGGAGCGGGCGCGCCTGATCGGCCTCATGTGGCGGGTGGCCTACGCCGACGGGCGCATCGACCGCTACGAGGAGCACATCATCCGCCGCGTCGCCGAGCTGCTGCACGTGCCCCACGCGGCCTTCATCCAGGCCAAGCTGGAGGCAGCGGGGGAGGGGCCCGCAGGCGGCTGAGGGCGGCGGCTCCGCGGCCGCCGCCCCGGCTCACTTCTTTGCGAGCGCGTCCTTCAGCGCCTTGAGGGCGGTGAGGCGGATCACGTTCTGGGCCGGCCTCGCGGGGATCTGG carries:
- the moaB gene encoding molybdenum cofactor biosynthesis protein B, with protein sequence MSGQDRAFVPVRIAVLTVSDTRTEETDTSGRTLVERLQAAGHLLAERRIVPDDIYRIRAVVAAWIADPEVDAVITTGGTGVTGRDGTPEAVAPLLDKTLEGFGELFRAVSLQEIGTAALQSRCLAGVANGTWVFCLPGSSGACRTAWDRILREQLDARTRPCNFVELMPRLRER
- a CDS encoding DUF3179 domain-containing protein — translated: MRRILCTLLLPLLAAAAPPAGALEADPALIAAWPRTDFARRRIDLGEILPGGPPKDGIPAIDRPRFEAVAEAASWLEREEPVIALVIGGEARAYPLQVLIWHEIVNDTVAGVPVAVTFCPLCNASIVFDRRVGGEVLDFGTTGLLRRSDLVMYDRQSESWWQQLTGEAIVGRYTGAVLRQLPSAVVAFADFAAAHPRGRVLSRRTGFRRPYGRNPYRGYDRIGNQPFLLRDPADPRLPAMERVLAVSLGGVHRLYPERVLRERAVIEDEVGGEPVVIFAGRSARSALDAEAIARARAVPVAAAYSARLGGRRLHFEAVGPGRYRDRETTSLWDLFGRAVAGPLAGRRLAPAPGGVHFAFAWLAFYPESEIYGR
- a CDS encoding TerB family tellurite resistance protein, encoding MLSRLRRIFVPEEAAAEGLDAERRLRLAAAVLLAETARADLDIAEAERRALAALVARTFGLDAGEAAALVEEAVAAAESAVSLYEHTALVNAHWSPQERARLIGLMWRVAYADGRIDRYEEHIIRRVAELLHVPHAAFIQAKLEAAGEGPAGG